A region from the Plutella xylostella chromosome 6, ilPluXylo3.1, whole genome shotgun sequence genome encodes:
- the LOC125488674 gene encoding uncharacterized protein LOC125488674: MPITTRAAAVAAAAAEAAVAAEAAAAADAAVAATADAAVAAGIEAADDAAGPAAAGAAAASVSATPTETSSAAVKKAGAEALTTAAAVSQKPQPVAASSQKCKSKSSKSARALRIARAKEEMLRIQLELAAARIAVLEAESSEDEDEEQSEYASDSWKYVPAAASQQQKINLSELASAIALTAKAGQRATPRYHTELPYFAGSQHEWLSFRAAYYETAEDFTETENVARLRRSLRGRAKEAVENLLILNARATDIMRTLESRFGRPDSIAMSELDRLRALPRLTDNPRDVCVFASRVLNVVASLRALDRIHYLYSPEATKITIEKLTPVLRYRWFDYAATQTTEEPDLLKLSRFLQREADLCGPYAQPETEPTEHSQNRMQRAYTTAATVIEKIVKCRHCATEGHLINKCPEFQETDVNSRWEIAKSQRLCFRCLRYKSKTHSCKRIRCGEDGCNYFHHRLLHFTRSTETGPETKNSVTVSSVWSPRKTHAYLKILPVKIVGPAGEVHTHALLDDGSTVTLIDAAIAKQAGLTGPIEPLKIAAIADTKMNACHSRRVKVTLQGERTQYKINARTIDNIRLSAQTVKSEDLRNCAHLRDIAQQLKYEAARPKILIGQDNCHLLIASEVRQGQQDEPVASHTPLGWVLHGAHTRTVDKKYHRVNHLTKREDDLREPLIVPTRPHSNLEGRATSTLAKCTKQTEASRSCRRYAARRDASIEDHSTVHDRRWASKMNCSPDYSYRSMPQTKTTAAPPQPPPQPPPPPPSPRTTNDRAYRERRASWPSCPPSLRSQTSLTEICNDDHGVNARRE; the protein is encoded by the exons ATGCCGATCACCACGAgagccgccgccgtcgccgctgccgccgccgaaGCCGCTGTCGCCGCCGAAGCCGCTGCCGCTGCCGACGCCGCTGTCGCTGCCACCGCCGACGCCGCTGTCGCTGCCGGTATCGAGGCCGCCGACGATGCCGCTGGGCCTGCCGCTgccggtgccgccgccgcttcTGTCTCCGCCACGCCCACAGAAACCTCTTCCGCTGCCGTGAAGAAGGCCGGAGCAGAAGCTCTCACCACCGCTGCTGCCGTGTCACAGAAACCCCAGCCCGTCGCCGCGTCGTCACAGAAGTGCAAGTCGAAGAGTAGCAAGTCTGCGCGTGCGCTGCGAATAGCTCGAGCCAAGGAAGAGATGCTGAGAATACAACTCGAGCTCGCCGCCGCACGCATCGCCGTCTTGGAAGCAGAAAGTAGTGAAGACGAAGATGAAGAGCAGTCGGAATACGCGTCTGACAGTTGGAAG TACGTCCCAGCCGCAGCGAGTCAGCAACAGAAAATCAACCTCTCCGAGCTGGCATCTGCAATAGCACTCACCGCGAAGGCCGGACAACGAGCTACACCACGCTACCACACGGAGTTACCGTACTTCGCTGGCTCTCAACACGAGTGGCTGTCATTCCGTGCCGCCTATTACGAAACAGCAGAGGACTTCACCGAGACTGAAAACGTGGCAAGACTACGACGAAGCCTGAGAGGGAGAGCCAAGGAAGCAGTCGAGAACCTGCTAATATTGAATGCACGCGCCACAGACATCATGCGCACCCTGGAGTCTCGCTTCGGCCGCCCCGACTCCATCGCCATGTCCGAACTCGACCGCCTGCGTGCGCTGCCGCGCCTCACGGACAACCCGCGTGATGTCTGCGTGTTCGCCAGCCGCGTGCTCAACGTAGTCGCCAGTCTGCGCGCTCTCGACCGCATACACTACCTCTACAGCCCGGAGGCCACGAAGATCACCATAGAGAAGCTGACGCCCGTACTACGCTACCGATGGTTCGACTACGCCGCCACTCAAACTACAGAAGAGCCGGACCTACTGAAGCTCTCCAGATTTCTACAGAGAGAAGCCGACCTCTGCGGGCCCTACGCACAGCCAGAGACAGAACCCACAGAGCACAGTCAAAACAGAATGCAGAGAGCTTACACTACAGCGGCCACAGTCAtagaaaaaatagtaaaatgcCGCCACTGCGCTACAGAAGGACATCTCATCAATAAGTGTCCAGAGTTCCAAGAAACAGATGTGAACTCGCGATGGGAAATAGCCAAATCGCAGCGACTATGTTTCCGATGCCTTCGCTACAAGAGTAAAACCCACAGTTGCAAGCGAATCCGCTGCGGAGAAGATGGCTGCAATTACTTCCATCATAGATTGCTGCACTTCACAAGATCAACAGAAACCGGACCGGAAACGAAGAATAGCGTAACAGTATCGTCGGTGTGGTCGCCGCGCAAAACACACGCGTACCTGAAGATCTTACCTGTCAAGATCGTCGGACCGGCGGGAGAGGTACACACGCACGCTCTGCTCGACGATGGCTCTACCGTCACGCTCATAGACGCGGCCATAGCGAAACAGGCGGGCCTCACGGGCCCCATCGAGCCGCTCAAAATAGCCGCCATCGCCGACACCAAGATGAACGCCTGCCATTCTCGCCGCGTCAAAGTGACTCTACAGGGAGAACGCACACAGTACAAGATTAACGCACGGACTATCGACAACATACGACTCTCCGCGCAGACGGTGAAATCTGAAGATCTGCGAAATTGTGCTCATCTGCGTGACATCGCACAGCAGCTGAAATACGAAGCAGCAAGACCAAAGATCCTCATCGGTCAAGACAATTGTCATCTTCTCATCGCGAGCGAGGTGCGACAAGGACAGCAAGATGAACCCGTCGCCTCACACACGCCTCTAGGCTGGGTTCTTCACGGAGCGCACACGAGAACGGTGGACAAGAAATACCATAGAGTCAACCACCTGACTAAGCGTGAAGATGACCTGCGTGAGCCACTCATCGTGCCCACACGCCCCCACAGCAACTTAGAAGGACGCGCCACCAGTACTCTCGCCAAGTGTACAAAACAAACAGAAGCCTCACGTTCATGTCGCCGTTACGCCGCCCGTCGCGACGCCTCAATCGAAGATCATAGTACAGTCCACGACAGACGATGGGCATCGAAGATGAAC TGTAGTCCAGACTACAGCTACAGATCAATGCCACAAACGAAGACAACCGCCGCGCCACCGCAGCCGCcaccgcagccgccgccgccgccgccgtcgccgagAACAACTAATGATAGAGCCTACAGGGAGCGACGAGCGAGCTGGCCATCCTGCCCTCCGAGCCTGCGGAGCCAGACGTCCCTCACCGAGATCTGCAATGACGACCACGGCGTCAATGCACGGCGGGAGTAA
- the LOC125488689 gene encoding uncharacterized protein LOC125488689 has product MDPKIYTENQVNIPGMIIKVFRKCEEEMLNNKLNNALMNPIERVSDYLGVSRATVHAAIVPLNETIEFEFTISNRLLVYKLLAEMYTAKSKKTEDNVFKPENIYQSLLKVKQSGRKPSISCDNFNITFEGLGKLIHQMKLEYRNLPNSEYILMSNPDDAYERYFYLDNINKARKANKHIYYVDERLLQATRKIIRPWTVQSLTKDTEEIKGGFVFYHAVSQSGYMNGLFCNHFSKENFEKWLTEVVIPLLEPSSVLVIAKTANDRIITTEPISKYDSKATMMQWLRENNIPHGPKMHKAELYKLTQRFFRRTTYHSLEKLLKPYGHQILLLPHTLYDLSVPELAWEAIQVNSRQFRLNPEVGLNEFKRMMAHLFSSITEETWTRYKTKVEFIEKQLLDIELKTDVSLEHYHVIDIKDST; this is encoded by the coding sequence ATGGATCCGAAAATTTATACAGAGAACCAGGTAAATATACCTGGTATGATAATAAAAGTATTCAGAAAATGCGAAGAAGAAATGCTAAATAACAAACTGAACAACGCATTGATGAATCCAATAGAAAGGGTTTCAGATTACTTGGGTGTTTCAAGGGCTACAGTTCATGCTGCTATAGTTCCATTGAATGAGACGATAGAATTTGAATTCACGATATCGAACCGTCTACTAGTTTACAAATTGTTGGCAGAGATGTATACAGCAAAATCAAAAAAAACGGAAGATAACGTTTTTAAACcagaaaatatttatcaatCATTACTTAAAGTAAAACAGTCAGGACGGAAACCATCAATAAGCTGCGATAATTTTAACATAACATTTGAAGGTCTTGGTAAACTGATACATCAAATGAAATTGGAGTACAGAAATTTACCAAACAGTGAATATATTCTTATGTCGAATCCGGACGATGCCTACGAACGTTATTTTTACTTGGATAACATTAATAAAGCTAGGAAAGCCAATAAGCATATTTATTATGTCGATGAAAGATTATTGCAAGCTACCCGTAAGATTATCCGACCTTGGACAGTTCAGTCGTTGACGAAGGATACTGAAGAAATAAAAGGTGGTTTTGTCTTTTACCACGCTGTATCTCAATCAGGGTACATGAATGGACTATTCTGCAATCATTTCTCTAAAGAAAACTTTGAAAAATGGCTTACTGAGGTCGTTATACCGCTTCTCGAGCCTTCTAGTGTCCTCGTCATTGCAAAGACCGCCAACGATCGGATAATAACCACAGAACCTATTTCGAAATACGATTCGAAGGCGACAATGATGCAGTGGCTGAGAGAAAACAACATCCCGCATGGCCCTAAGATGCACAAGGCAGAGTTGTATAAACTAACTCAAAGGTTTTTCAGGAGAACGACATATCATTCTCTAGAAAAGTTACTGAAACCATATGGTCACCAAATTTTGCTTCTACCACACACATTATACGATTTATCCGTACCAGAGTTGGCGTGGGAAGCTATACAGGTAAACAGCAGACAATTTCGGTTAAACCCTGAGGTCGGGTTGAATGAATTTAAAAGAATGATGGCACACCTGTTTAGCAGCATTACCGAAGAAACATGGACGAGGTACAAGACCAAGGTTGAGTTCATAGAAAAACAGCTTCTGGACATTGAATTGAAAACGGACGTTTCATTAGAACATTACCATGTCATTGATATTAAGGATTCAACATAG